One window from the genome of Oncorhynchus gorbuscha isolate QuinsamMale2020 ecotype Even-year linkage group LG14, OgorEven_v1.0, whole genome shotgun sequence encodes:
- the LOC123994459 gene encoding beta/gamma crystallin domain-containing protein 1-like gives MRIQLMEEKGGVKQIWIYQDGHLHRKMLEDCCVAPSAIPPHPTLLLEVNDGQHYDNKLMILSVFDPNKPNQSWRVEIL, from the exons ATGCGTATCCAGTTAATGGAGGAGAAGGGCGGAGTCAAACAGATCTGGATCTATCAAGACGGACATCTCCACCGCAAG ATGCTTGAGGATTGCTGTGTTGCTCCATCCGCTATACCGCCGCATCCGACCTTGCTCCTGGAGGTCAATG ATGGACAACACTACGACAACAAGCTGATGATTCTCAGCGTGTTTGATCCAAACAAACCCAACCAAAGCTGGAGAGTGGAGATACTCTGA